A stretch of Coturnix japonica isolate 7356 chromosome 11, Coturnix japonica 2.1, whole genome shotgun sequence DNA encodes these proteins:
- the CRISPLD2 gene encoding cysteine-rich secretory protein LCCL domain-containing 2 has product MDPALPWILPLGCVLLLANAAHCFILPNSSHLESILSKYQDGEAHSRSKRAILFSDRQEILMLHNKLRGQVYPSASNMEYMTWDDELERSAHAWAQQCIWDHGPSALIRSIGQNLAVHWGRYRSPAFHVQSWYDEVKDYSYPYPHECNPWCPDKCTGPMCTHYTQIVWATTNKIGCAVNVCKQMNVWGEIWENAVYLVCNYSPKGNWIGEAPYKNGRPCSECPPSYGGSCQNNLCYKDYRYEDPYITETDETNEVETPQLSEHKPVWLHPPENEPSKTIKPKKTTSNSYMTQVITCETKMRDKCRGSTCNRYLCPAGCLYSKGKVFGTFYYESSSSICRAAIHYGILDNKGGLVDITRKGRTPAFVKSTRNGVESFRKNKPSNAFMVSKVTTQTLDCYTTVAELCQFKKPTTHCPRIYCPAHCKDEPSYWAPVFGTNIYADSSSICKSAVHAGVIADEEGGFVDVMPVEKKKSYVGSFKNGVQSESLRSPADGNAFRIFAVKQ; this is encoded by the exons ATGGATCCTGCCCTGCCTTGGATCCTGCCTCTTGGATGTGTTCTGCTCCTGGCAAATGCAGCCCACTGCTTTATCTTGCCCAACTCGAGTCACCTGGAGAGCATTTTGAGCAAATATCAGGATGGGGAAGCTCATTCCAGATCCAAGAGagccattttgttttcagaccGACAGGAGATATTGATGCTCCACAATAAATTAAGAGGTCAAGTGTATCCATCAGCATCCAATATGGAATACATG ACCTGGGACGATGAGCTAGAAAGATCAGCCCATGCCTGGGCTCAGCAGTGCATCTGGGACCATGGGCCCAGTGCCCTCATCAGATCCATTGGACAGAACCTGGCAGTTCACTGGGGCAG GTATCGCTCTCCTGCTTTCCATGTCCAATCCTGGTATGATGAAGTCAAGGATTACTCATACCCGTACCCACATGAGTGCAACCCGTGGTGCCCAGATAAATGCACAGGCCCCATGTGCACGCATTACACCCAG ATAGTCTGGGCTACCACAAACAAGATTGGCTGTGCCGTGAACGTCTGCAAGCAGATGAATGTCTGGGGAGAGATCTGGGAGAATGCCGTCTACCTGGTCTGCAACTACTCACCCAA AGGCAACTGGATTGGAGAAGCCCCGTACAAGAACGGCCGCCCCTGCTCTGAGTGCCCCCCCAGCTATGGGGGCAGCTGCCAGAACAACCTCTGTTACAAAG ATTATCGTTATGAAGACCCCTACATCACCGAGACAGATGAGACCAACGAAGTGGAGACCCCACAGCTCTCAGAGCACAAGCCTGTGTGGCTCCATCCTCCAGAGAATGAGCCCAGCAAAACCATCAAGCCCAAGAAAACCACCTCCAACTCCTACATGA cacaAGTCATTACCTGTGAGACCAAGATGAGAGACAAATGCAGAGGTTCAACGTGCAACAG GTATCTGTGCCCAGCTGGCTGCTTGTACAGTAAGGGAAAGGTCTTTGGAACATTTTATTATGAGAGT TCATCAAGCATATGTCGGGCTGCAATTCACTATGGCATCCTGGACAACAAGGGAGGACTGGTTGATATTACAAGGAAAGGGAGGACGCCAGCCTTTGTGAAGTCTACCAGGAACGGTGTGGAGTCTTTCAG gaaaaataaaccttCCAATGCATTCATGGTTTCCAAAGTCACAA cacagacatTGGATTGCTACACCACAGTAGCCGAGCTGTGCCAGTTCAAAAAGCCTACTACCCATTGCCCGAG GATTTATTGTCCAGCCCACTGTAAAGACGAGCCATCCTACTGGGCACCGGTGTTTGGCACAAACATTTATGCAGAT AGCTCCAGTATCTGCAAAAGTGCGGTGCACGCTGGAGTCATTGCAGATGAAGAAGGTGGTTTTGTGGACGTGATGCctgtagaaaagaagaaaagttacGTCGGCTCCTTCAAGAATGGAGTCCAGTCGGAGAG cttgAGGAGTCCTGCAGATGGAAATGCTTTCCGAATTTTTGCTGTGAAGCAGTAG